The following are encoded in a window of Salmo trutta chromosome 27, fSalTru1.1, whole genome shotgun sequence genomic DNA:
- the LOC115164615 gene encoding coiled-coil domain-containing protein 92, which yields MASHNGTLENQLHSAQKNLLFLQQDHAKTLKGLHAEIRRLQQHCTDLTYELTVRSSDPTDSSEARCRELHSKCEELEAQLKVKEEENTELLRDLEQKNAMISVLENTIKEREKKYLEELKMKSHKLAVLSGELEQRASTIAYLTSQLHTTKKKLLAGSSSEASPNVSPVSSYKPTPPPAKDRQPGPETPRRRMKKSLSQPLHSELTEVYRLGSDGRRMVLREAVDAMPDPTPFLQASRDTPDLQMVRDRPAVIPPITCDRSSSPRHSPARDRQHHAHVGVAHRIHHCTPPVVPPQPELEILAVDQVNGGKVVRKRSGADRTV from the exons ATGGCATCCCACAATGGTACCCTGGAGAATCAGCTGCACAGCGCCCAGAAGAACCTGCTCTTCCTCCAGCAGGATCATGCCAAAACACTGAAAGGTCTACATGCAGAGATCCGCAGACTACAACAGCACTGCACAG ACTTGACCTATGAGCTGACAGTGAGAAGTTCAGATCCAACAG ACAGCAGTGAGGCGCGCTGCAGGGAACTGCACAGTAAGTGCGAGGAGCTGGAGGCTCAGCTGaaggtgaaggaggaggagaacacGGAGCTGCTGAGAGACCTGGAGCAGAAGAACGCCATGATCTCTGTCCTGGAGAACACCAtcaaggagagggagaagaagtaCCTGGAGGAGCTGAAGATGAAGAGCCACAAGCTGGCTGTCCTGTCTGGGGAGCTAGAGCAGAGAGCCAGCACCATCGCCTACCTCACCTCTCAGCTCCACACCACCAAGAAAAAGCTCCTGGCAGGCAGTTCCTCCGAGGCCAGTCCCAACGTCAGCCCTGTGAGCTCCTACAAGCCCACCCCTCCCCCAGCTAAAGACCGGCAGCCTGGCCCTGAGACCCCTCGCCGCCGCATGAAGAAGAGCCTGTCTCAGCCGCTGCACTCTGAGTTAACCGAGGTGTACCGGCTGGGTTCTGATGGGAGGAGGATGGTCCTACGGGAGGCGGTGGATGCCATGCCCGACCCCACCCCCTTCCTGCAGGCATCTCGAGACACACCTGATCTGCAGATGGTACGAGACCGGCCTGCCGTCATACCCCCCATCACCTGTGATCGCTCGTCCAGCCCCCGCCACAGCCCAGCACGGGACCGCCAGCACCATGCACATGTGGGCGTGGCACACCGCATCCACCATTGCACCCCTCCCGTGGTGCCTCCTCAGCCAGAGTTGGAGATCCTGGCTGTGGACCAGGTCAATGGGGGCAAGGTGGTGAGGAAGCGCTCTGGGGCAGACAGAACAGTTTAA